In Erythrobacter sp. KY5, the DNA window CGGCTAAGGGCGCGCCCATGGGAATCTTCGGAAAAATCTTCACCTGGTGGGACGGTGCCACCATCGGCACGCATTGGTGGTCGAAGCGCGTTGGCGGCGAACATGTCGGCACCGATGCGGAAGGCAACAAATACTACCGCTCCAAGGGCAAGGATGGGCCCAATACCGGCTCCTACACCCAGAAAGAACGACGCTGGGTGATCTATAACGGCATCAACGATGCCAGCCGCGTGCCGAGCGAATGGCATGGCTGGCTGCATGGTGCGTTCGACGATGTACCGGAAAGCCACCTTCCCCCGGCGAAGATCTGGGAAGTCGACTACACGCCCAATGCCACCGGCAGCGCGGACGCTTATCTGCCCAAGGGCGCGATTGAGCGCGGCGGAAAGCGCGCAGCGACCGACGGCGATTACGAAGCCTGGGCACCGGAGGGCTGAGCGCCCCTCACGCAATGCAGGTTCGCTACGCCCTTCTCGCTGTTCTTCCCGCATTCGCCCTGACGGCGTGCGAAGAGGAAGCGGGCGAGCCCGAGGTCGAAGTCGTCGATTTGGAAGGCTCGCCGGACGATCCCGCGCCGCTTCCCCCCGATTCGCCGCTTCAGCCTGAACCCGAGGCCGAAGGCGTCACCCCGATGGCAGAGCGCGTCGCGACGATCGGAGTTCTGAACAAGCGCAACAATGTAAGCCAGGATCTGGAACTGAGCCCCGGCGACAATGCCGAAGTGGGGCCGGTCATCGTGCGTCTGGAAGCGTGCGAGCGCACCGCGCCTTATGAATTCCCGCAGGAAACCGGCGCATTCGTTCAGGTCGACGTGCTTGAGCGCGGAGCGAGCGAACATGCCCGCATCTTTTCCGGCTGGCTGTTCCGCGAAAACCCGAGCCTCAACGTGGTCGAGCACCCGATCTACGATGTGTGGGTCAAGGATTGCGCGATGAGTTTTCCGGGCGACGAATAGTCGGGACTGTACGGGTCGCCGTGGGCGAACCGCTGATACGTCGCCTCAAGCGCCAGATCGGGAACACCGCGCGCTTTCTCGACAAGGGTGAGATACTGCTTCTGAGGCATCTCGACCGCCCCCATCGAGGCGAGATGGTCGGTCATGAACTGACAGTCGAGCAACTGATATCCCGCCTCGCGCAGCATCGCGACGAGCCAGCACAGCGCGACCTTGCTGGCGTTGCTGACAAGGCTGAACATGCTCTCGCCGCAGAAGACGCGGTCGAAAGAGACGCCATAAAGGCCGCCCACCAGCCGCTTCTCCCCATCCTCGCCGGTTTCCCAGCATTCGAGCGAATGGGCGTGTCCGGCGCGGTGAAGCCCGGTGTAGCTTGCGACGATGCGTTCGCTAATCCAGCTTTCGGGATGGCCCGGACGCGGCGCGGCGCAGGCGCGCATCACGTCGGTGAACGCCTCGTTGTGAGTCACCTCGAAACGGTCTGAGCGAAGCACCTTGCGCAAGCTCTTCGAGACGTGGAGGCCGCCCAGCGGTATGATCGCCCGGTCGCGCGGCTCGACCCAGAAGATGTCCTGGTCCTCGCGCTTGTCGGCCATCGGAAAGATGCCGCTGCGATAGGCAAGCAGCAGCGTCTCAACCGGGATTGGGGCGCGAAGTGGCGAGTGCATAATGTCGCGGACTGTATCAGAGCGATGCCGGCAGGCTAGTTAATTTGCGACGGATTGAGGCGGCATCATCGCTTGGATGCGCGCCTCCTGACAAAGAGGTGTTGCCTATCGCCTGCATCGCGGATAAAGCGCGCCCTTCCCAATGCAGGGGTGTAGCTCAGCTGGTAGAGCATCGGTCTCCAAAACCGAGGGCCACGGGTTCGAATCCTGTCACCCCTGCCATTTTTTGATTGGGTCATGAGCCGTCACCGGGCGGCTCGTCCTCCCGGCTGATCCTCCATTCCGCTTCGCTGCATTCCGGGCCGGTCCGGGCGCGCAGTCGCGCTTGCGGGCCCTATCGGCCCCCATATTGCGCGCGCATCCCCCCATTCCTTAACCTCCGCTAACCATTCCGCTCAGGTTTGCGCCAGACGAACCGTGCTTTTTGGGCGCTGAGTTGAGGGGCGTGATCCGACCCCCTCGCGTTCAGGGAGGACGACCATGAGCCAGTACAGCTTCCGCTCTTCGAAACCCGATCACTGGGTAAGCCCGCGCCCGCATTCCGATCCCAGCCTGCGCTCGCTAGCCTATGGCCCGGTGCAATCGATGCACGAGCCAAGCTGGCTTGAAAAGATCCTCGGCTGGTACTGAGGCTCGGCACTGCCAATGGCTGCGATCCATGCGCTTCGGTAAGTCCGTTGTCGCAGCGGCTGTGTCACGAAACTGGAACAAATCGCTTCCTCGCGCTTTTCCCTATGCAATCGTGCAAACAAACTTTTCAAGGAGATCAATGCCATGACCTCTGCGCCGATCCGGTCGAGCAATCCCGACAATTGGTCCAGCCCACGCCCCTACACCGACGCGGCAACCCGCCGTATCAAGTATGGCGCGGTGCGCCCGATGGAAGAGCCCGGGCTCTTCGCGCGGTGGTTTGGACGTCGTTGAACGTCTGACACCATATACGCGGACAAACAAAAACGCGCCCGGTGATAAACCGGGCGCGTTTTGTTTTGAGCGATTGAGCCTGCGAGCCGGTCAGTATTCGTTCGGCTCTTCCGGCGTGTCTTCGGTGTGCGTGGGCCCTGCATCCTTTACGCCCTGCGCCAGCTTGAACACCACACCCGACAGCAGCAGCAGCGCCACGAGGTTCGGCAAGGCCATTGCCGCGTTCGAGATGTCTCCCAGGCGCCAGACCAGTTCGGAAGGCTGTGCGGCTGCGAGGAAGATCACCACGCACCACAGAACACGCCACACCATGTGCAGCACCTTCTCGCCGCCCCGGGTCGAACCGGGCGTGCGGTCATAGATGAAGGTGATCGCGCGCTCGCCGTAATAGCTCCAGGTGAGCAGCGTGGTGAACACGAACAGGATCAGCGCGACGCTGGCAATCAGCGTGCCGATGGCGATGCCTGCGATCTCGGTCGGGAATGCCGCCGCGAACGCGCCGCTCGTCATCTCGAAACCGACCCGGTCCGATTGCCATGCATAGCTCACGGCTTCGGTGCCTGCGGTGAAGTCGCCGCGAACGGTGAGGATCACCAGCGCCGTCATCGTGCAGATCACGATCGTGTCGATGAAGGTGCCGAGCATCGCCATGCGACCTTGCTGTTCGGGATCGTTGGTCTGCGCAACTGCGTGCGCGATGGCGGTCGAACCCTGTCCTGCCTCGTTCGAGAACAGGCCACGCGCGACACCGGCACGCAGGGCCATGATCATCGCGGCACCAGCAAATCCGCCAGCCGCCGCTGCCGGATTGAACGCGCTGTAAACGATCAGGTAAAGCGTACCGGGCAGCTCTGAGAAATTGAGGATCAGAGCGATGATCGCCATGATGATATAGGCAGCCATCATGAACGGAATGACCTTTTCGGCAACGCCGCCGATCGACTTGATCCCGCCGATGATGACGACGAAGACGAGGATAGCGACGATCAGCCCGCCGAGCCATTCCTCGATCCCGAACAGTTCCTGAAGGCCGTCGGCCACCGCGTTCGCCTGGATCGAATTGCCCGTCACCAGCGCCGAGAAAAGCGTGCCGATACAAAAAACGATGGCGAGCCATGTCCACTTCTTCCCAAGGCCCATCATGATATAGGTCATCGGACCGCCGCGCAGGACACCATCACTGGTGCGCTCACGATAACGAATGGCGAGTGAGCCTTCGGCAAAGGCCAGCGCCATGCCGAACAGGGCGGTGATCCACATCCAGAAGATCGCACCGGGACCGCCCAGCGCAATCGCGGTGGCGACGCCGGCAAGGTTACCCGTGCCGACCTGGCCCGAAAGCGCGGTGGAAAGCGCGGCAAAGGGTGAGATTTCCCCGTCGCCTTCGCCCTTGCGGCCCGCGAAGAGCCCCTTGAACGCGGCCCCAAGATTGCGAAGCGGGTAGAATTTGAGCCCGATCATGATCCACAGGCCAATGCCCAGGAGCAGGATCGTCATCGGCGGGAAGGGCAGCAGCTCTTCCCCGTTCCATGTGCCTCCCCAGATGAAATCCGAAACATTGGTAATCGGCGCGATCCAGGCTTCTGCGCCCGATACGTCTGCAGCCATTGGTGGCTATCCCCTTGATTGTTTCCCCGAAGGCGGGCCGGCTCTCTTTGCGGCCCTCATCGATAAGCGCGGTACGCTAGGGGCGAGCGATGGGCTTGACCAGCCTTATTCGCCGCTATCCCCCTTGCTTTGTGCGGCCATGCACCATATTAGCAACTTCAATTCCGACATTGGTAGCTGCACAAAAGCCCTTCCGTGATCTTGTCCCGGACGGCGACGAGCCCTACCTGAAAGCCGGACCAGATCGACGACGCGATACGCGAAAGGCGCATGACCGATGGCTGACGAACAAAAGGCCGTAGCAAAGAAGACCAAGACCTCGATTCCCGAATTCGTGAATCAGGTCCGCACAGAAACCAGCAAGGTCGTATGGCCGACGCGTGAAGAGACGATCCGCACCGCGATCTTCGTCTTCATCTTCATGGTGATCCTTTCGCTGTTCTTCTTCGGCATCGATTCGCTGTTCAATGCGCTCGTCAACTTCCTGTTGACTCTCGCTTAAACGTCAACTTCCTGTTGACCCTCGCTTAAACGTCAACTTCCTGTTGACCCTCGCTTAAACGCCAACTTCCCGTTGACCCACGCCTAAGCGCCAGATTTTCCAAGGATCACACGCATGTCACGCTGGTACATCATCCACGCCTATTCGGGTTTCGAAAACAAGGTGAAGGAAGCCATCATTGCCGAGGCTGACCGTCTGGGCCTGTCCGAAGGCGTCGAGGAAATCGAAGTCCCGACCGAAACCGTGACCGAAGTAAAGCGCGGCAAAAAGGTCCAGGTCGAGCGCAAGTTCATGCCCGGCTACGTTCTCGCCAAGCTGCGCATGAACGACGACATCTATCACCTCGTGAAGAACACGCCGAAGGTCACCGGCTTCCTTGGCAACAACAACAAGCCGCAGCCGATTTCCGAGCGAGAGGCCGCACGCTATTTCGGCGGTGTCGAGGAAGCGAAAGCCGCGCCCAAGACCCAGGTCAGCGTCGACTATGAAATCGGCGACCAGGTCAAGGTGCTCGACGGTCCGTTCGCCAGCTTCAACGGTGTGGTCGAGGAACTCGACTTCGACAAGGCGAAGGTCAAGGTTTCGGTCTCGATCTTTGGCCGCGCGACCCCGGTCGAGCTCGACTTCGAACAGGTTGAACTGGTCAAGTAAGGCTGTCGCCGGGCGGCATGAAAACCCGCCCCGCCATCTGCAATCGCAAGAAACGCTTTGCGACCCGCGAGGCGGCGGAGGAGGTGGCAGCGCGCGCTCCGTTCAAGCTGCGCGTGTACAAATGCTCGCTGTGCCGCAGGTTCCACCTCACCAGCCGTACCAAGGGGATGAAACTCCCGCCGCGTGACCCCGGCGGCTCCGGTTGCGCCTAGCTCTTGGCGTGCATCGGGAAAGCCCTTAGTCATGGTGAGGCATGGGCAATTCAGGCGAGCCTCCGGTCAGTATCAGCCGCGTGACTATCGGCGCGCAAGGGGGCCGCTCCGCCGCGCCTGGCAAAGTCGCGCCTCAGTCTGAGGTCGATGCTCTTACCGCGCTTTACCGTGAGGGCAGGATCGAGGCGGCGCTTGCCTTGGCGCAAGTCTTGCTGCGCAAATTTCCCGGCACGCCTGCCGCCTGGAACCTGGCGGGCGTCTGTGCACGGATGCTTGGCAAGACGGATTTGGCGCAGGAGTGCTTTACCAGTCTCGAAACGCTGAGCCCTGCCTTCGCAGGCGCGCCCTACAATCTCGGCCTGGTGCTGGAGGACGGGGGCGATTTCGCCGGGGCCGAGGCCGCTTACAGGCGCGCCATTGCCATCGATCCCTCGCTCGCACAGGCGCGCAACAACCTTGGCGGTGTGCTCGCCTCGCAGGGCCGCATCGACGAAGCGATCGCGCAGCTCGAACAGGCCTGCGCCCTGCGTCCCGAATTGCCCGAGATCCACAACACCCATGCCAACGCTCTCAAGAAAGCGGGCCGGATTGCTGATGCGCGGGCAGCCTATTCCCGCGCTCTAGAGGCGAGGCCAGACTTTGTGACGGCCCGCTTCAACCTCGGCTCGCTTGAACAGGAACACGGTGAGATCGACCGGGCGATCCGTCATTTTCGCGGCGTGCTCAAAGCCGCGCCCGGTCACGCATTGGCGCGGGCCAGCCTTCTC includes these proteins:
- the nusG gene encoding transcription termination/antitermination protein NusG is translated as MSRWYIIHAYSGFENKVKEAIIAEADRLGLSEGVEEIEVPTETVTEVKRGKKVQVERKFMPGYVLAKLRMNDDIYHLVKNTPKVTGFLGNNNKPQPISEREAARYFGGVEEAKAAPKTQVSVDYEIGDQVKVLDGPFASFNGVVEELDFDKAKVKVSVSIFGRATPVELDFEQVELVK
- a CDS encoding DUF2155 domain-containing protein; translated protein: MQVRYALLAVLPAFALTACEEEAGEPEVEVVDLEGSPDDPAPLPPDSPLQPEPEAEGVTPMAERVATIGVLNKRNNVSQDLELSPGDNAEVGPVIVRLEACERTAPYEFPQETGAFVQVDVLERGASEHARIFSGWLFRENPSLNVVEHPIYDVWVKDCAMSFPGDE
- a CDS encoding sodium:alanine symporter family protein, whose protein sequence is MAADVSGAEAWIAPITNVSDFIWGGTWNGEELLPFPPMTILLLGIGLWIMIGLKFYPLRNLGAAFKGLFAGRKGEGDGEISPFAALSTALSGQVGTGNLAGVATAIALGGPGAIFWMWITALFGMALAFAEGSLAIRYRERTSDGVLRGGPMTYIMMGLGKKWTWLAIVFCIGTLFSALVTGNSIQANAVADGLQELFGIEEWLGGLIVAILVFVVIIGGIKSIGGVAEKVIPFMMAAYIIMAIIALILNFSELPGTLYLIVYSAFNPAAAAGGFAGAAMIMALRAGVARGLFSNEAGQGSTAIAHAVAQTNDPEQQGRMAMLGTFIDTIVICTMTALVILTVRGDFTAGTEAVSYAWQSDRVGFEMTSGAFAAAFPTEIAGIAIGTLIASVALILFVFTTLLTWSYYGERAITFIYDRTPGSTRGGEKVLHMVWRVLWCVVIFLAAAQPSELVWRLGDISNAAMALPNLVALLLLSGVVFKLAQGVKDAGPTHTEDTPEEPNEY
- the aat gene encoding leucyl/phenylalanyl-tRNA--protein transferase; this encodes MHSPLRAPIPVETLLLAYRSGIFPMADKREDQDIFWVEPRDRAIIPLGGLHVSKSLRKVLRSDRFEVTHNEAFTDVMRACAAPRPGHPESWISERIVASYTGLHRAGHAHSLECWETGEDGEKRLVGGLYGVSFDRVFCGESMFSLVSNASKVALCWLVAMLREAGYQLLDCQFMTDHLASMGAVEMPQKQYLTLVEKARGVPDLALEATYQRFAHGDPYSPDYSSPGKLIAQSLTHTS
- the secE gene encoding preprotein translocase subunit SecE — encoded protein: MADEQKAVAKKTKTSIPEFVNQVRTETSKVVWPTREETIRTAIFVFIFMVILSLFFFGIDSLFNALVNFLLTLA
- a CDS encoding NADH:ubiquinone oxidoreductase subunit NDUFA12, producing the protein MGIFGKIFTWWDGATIGTHWWSKRVGGEHVGTDAEGNKYYRSKGKDGPNTGSYTQKERRWVIYNGINDASRVPSEWHGWLHGAFDDVPESHLPPAKIWEVDYTPNATGSADAYLPKGAIERGGKRAATDGDYEAWAPEG